One Halichondria panicea chromosome 6, odHalPani1.1, whole genome shotgun sequence genomic window carries:
- the LOC135337164 gene encoding uncharacterized protein LOC135337164: MAAMFSALRDDANLREFVLENVEHFGEERVLGTGSYCSVQEVKINGEVYAAKKIHEVLLETDERGGVANIAGNYHRECRLMARIRHPNITQFIGLCFVTGSRLPLLVMERLDSCLDDLLESTPNIPLSVSQYILVCVARGLLHLHRESVVHRDLTAKNVLLTASLRAKITDFGNSRIVNLEPGRLARTLTRFPGTLVYMPPEAL, from the exons ATGGCTGCAATGTTTTCAGCTCTTCGAGATGACGCTAACTTGAGGGAGTTTGTGCTGGAGAATGTGGAGCACTTTGGAGAGGAGAGAGTTCTAGGAACTGGCTCCTATTGCTCTGTTCAGGAg gtgaAGATCAATGGTGAGGTGTATGCAGCCAAGAAGATTCACGAGGTTCTCCTGGAGACTGACGAGCGTGGTGGAGTGGCCAACATAGCTGGGAACTACCACCGAGAGTGTCGACTCATGGCTCGCATCCGTCACCCCAACATCACCCAGTTCATTGGGCTGTGTTTCGTGACTGGCTCTCGACTGCCCCTTCTGGTCATGGAGAGGCTGGACTCATGTCTGGACGATCTTCTAGAGTCCACCCCCAACATCCCCCTTTCTGTCTCCCAGTACATTCTGGTCTGTGTGGCTCGAGGGCTGCTCCACCTGCATCGTGAGTCCGTGGTCCATCGTGATCTCACTGCCAAGAATGTCCTGCTGACGGCATCTCTGAGAGCCAAGATCACAGACTTTGGTAACTCTCGTATCGTGAATCTGGAGCCTGGTCGACTGGCCAGGACTCTGACGAGGTTTCCTGGGACACTGGTGTACATGCCGCCCGAGGCCCTCTGA